One part of the Leclercia sp. LSNIH1 genome encodes these proteins:
- a CDS encoding MFS transporter: MNDYKMTPGELRATWGLGTVFSLRMLGMFMVLPVLTTYGMALQGASEALIGLAIGIYGLAQAIFQIPFGLLSDRVGRKPLIVGGLLVFVAGSVIAALSHSIWGIILGRALQGSGAIAAAVMALLSDLTREQNRTKAMAFIGVSFGVTFAIAMVLGPIITHALGLHALFWMIAVLATLGIALTIWVVPDSKNHVLNRESGMVKGCFSKVLVEPRLLKLNFGIMCLHILLMSTFVALPGQLAAAGFPAAEHWKIYLVTMLISFVSVVPFIIYAEVKRRMKRVFITCVALLLIAEIVLWGSGPHFWELVAGVQLFFLAFNLMEALLPSLISKESPAGYKGTAMGIYSTSQFIGVAIGGSLGGWVDGLFDSQTVFLAGALLATLWLLVASTMKEPKYVSSLRVEIPSDVNISDALKQRLEAKEGVSEVLLVPEERSLYVKIDSKVTNRFEVEQALKA; the protein is encoded by the coding sequence ATGAACGATTATAAAATGACGCCAGGCGAGCTACGCGCGACCTGGGGGTTGGGGACAGTTTTTTCACTGCGCATGCTCGGCATGTTCATGGTCCTGCCGGTCCTGACGACATACGGTATGGCGTTACAGGGCGCAAGTGAGGCGCTGATTGGCCTTGCCATCGGCATTTATGGCCTGGCGCAGGCCATATTTCAGATCCCCTTTGGCCTGCTTTCCGATCGCGTCGGCCGTAAACCGTTAATCGTCGGCGGGCTGCTGGTGTTTGTCGCCGGTAGCGTGATTGCCGCCCTCTCCCACTCTATCTGGGGCATTATTCTCGGTCGCGCGTTGCAGGGCTCCGGTGCCATTGCCGCCGCCGTGATGGCGCTGCTTTCCGATCTGACCCGTGAACAGAACCGCACCAAAGCGATGGCCTTTATTGGCGTCAGCTTCGGCGTGACCTTCGCCATCGCCATGGTACTGGGTCCGATTATCACGCATGCACTTGGGTTACACGCCTTGTTCTGGATGATTGCCGTGCTGGCGACGCTGGGTATCGCCCTGACGATATGGGTAGTGCCGGACAGCAAAAATCATGTGCTGAACCGCGAGTCTGGAATGGTGAAAGGCTGCTTCAGCAAAGTACTGGTTGAGCCGCGCCTGCTGAAGCTCAACTTTGGCATTATGTGCCTGCACATTTTGTTGATGTCTACCTTCGTCGCCCTGCCCGGCCAGCTTGCCGCAGCGGGTTTTCCTGCGGCCGAGCACTGGAAAATCTACCTGGTGACCATGCTCATCTCGTTTGTCTCCGTGGTGCCATTTATTATTTATGCCGAAGTGAAGCGCCGGATGAAGCGCGTCTTCATCACCTGCGTCGCTCTGTTGTTGATTGCGGAAATTGTGTTGTGGGGCTCAGGCCCGCACTTCTGGGAGCTGGTTGCCGGGGTGCAGCTGTTCTTCCTTGCGTTCAACCTGATGGAAGCCCTGCTGCCGTCCTTGATCAGTAAAGAGTCGCCGGCAGGCTATAAAGGCACGGCAATGGGGATCTACTCCACCAGCCAGTTTATCGGCGTGGCAATCGGCGGGTCATTGGGCGGCTGGGTTGATGGCCTGTTTGATTCGCAAACCGTTTTCCTCGCGGGTGCGCTGCTGGCAACCCTCTGGCTACTGGTCGCCAGCACCATGAAAGAACCGAAGTATGTCAGTAGCCTGCGGGTGGAAATTCCGTCTGATGTGAATATCAGCGATGCCTTAAAACAGCGCCTTGAAGCCAAAGAGGGAGTCAGTGAGGTATTACTGGTACCTGAGGAGCGCAGTTTGTATGTCAAAATCGACAGTAAAGTGACAAACCGCTTTGAAGTTGAACAGGCCCTGAAAGCCTGA